A single region of the Triticum dicoccoides isolate Atlit2015 ecotype Zavitan chromosome 2B, WEW_v2.0, whole genome shotgun sequence genome encodes:
- the LOC119367979 gene encoding uncharacterized protein LOC119367979 has product MVFKGALLFLVVCAAARAASAGDGPLPNGNFEDSPDRFQMDGSRVTGANAIPQWKITGHVEYIESGQKEGDMILTVPEGSHAVRLGEDGSIHQQLSVAPGMQYSVTFSAARTCAQYEKLTVSVVPGDASDEISIQTVYTSSGWDSYCWAFQATNDVMTLTIHNPVHEDDPACGPMIDSVAIKTLYPPQPTGDNLLRNGDFELGPYIAPGSPFGVLVPNRDETHISPISGWMIMSYSKVVKYVDSPHYAVPHGSYAVELVSGGEAALVQEVETVPGSACKLEFSVGNSGNRCESSDEQPMRVLVSTAGGSKTVVHRSDGNGGGTTRASLEFTAIHSRTKVVFSGSSYHTKSDSSGTRCGPVVDDASLVCVPPTPARRLLR; this is encoded by the exons ATGGTGTTCAAGGGCGCGCTGTTGTTCTTGGTCGTCTGCGCGGCTgctcgagctgcttcagccggcgaTG GCCCGCTGCCGAACGGCAACTTCGAGGACTCGCCGGACAGGTTCCAAATGGACGGCTCGAGGGTGACGGGGGCGAACGCCATCCCACAGTGGAAGATCACCGGGCACGTGGAGTACATCGAGTCCGGGCAGAAGGAGGGCGACATGATCCTGACGGTGCCGGAGGGCTCGCACGCCGTGCGGCTGGGCGAGGATGGCTCCATCCACCAGCAGCTCAGCGTGGCGCCGGGCATGCAGTACTCCGTCACCTTCAGCGCGGCGCGCACATGCGCCCAGTACGAGAAGCTGACCGTGTCGGTCGTCCCCGGCGACGCGTCCGACGAGATCTCCATCCAGACGGTGTACACCAGCAGCGGCTGGGACTCCTACTGCTGGGCTTTCCAGGCCACGAACGACGTCATGACGCTCACCATCCATAACCCCGTCCACGAGGACGACCCCGCCTGCGGCCCCATGATCGACTCCGTCGCCATCAAGACGCTCTACCCTCCTCAGCCCACCGGCG ATAACTTGCTGAGGAACGGGGACTTCGAGCTGGGGCCGTACATCGCGCCGGGGTCACCGTTTGGGGTGCTGGTGCCCAACAGGGACGAGACCCACATCTCGCCGATCTCGGGGTGGATGATCATGTCCTACTCCAAGGTCGTCAAGTACGTGGACTCGCCGCACTACGCGGTGCCGCACGGCTCCTACGCCGTGGAGCTGGTTTCCGGAGGGGAGGCCGCGCTGGTGCAGGAGGTGGAGACCGTGCCGGGGAGCGCGTGCAAGCTGGAGTTCTCGGTCGGGAACTCCGGCAACCGGTGCGAGTCGAGCGACGAACAGCCCATGCGCGTGCTGGTCTCCACGGCGGGCGGGAGCAAGACCGTGGTGCACCGCTCCGACGGCAACGGCGGGGGCACCACGCGCGCCTCGCTGGAGTTCACGGCGATCCATAGCCGGACCAAGGTGGTGTTCTCCGGCTCCAGCTACCACACCAAGTCCGACAGCAGCGGCACCCGCTGCGGGCCCGTCGTCGACGACGCCTCGCTCGTCTGCGTTCCGCCGACGCCTGCCCGCCGGTTGCTTCGCTGA
- the LOC119364757 gene encoding COX assembly mitochondrial protein 2 homolog yields the protein MHPHLTLHRHPMCAEIIEEFQKCHVDHPIKKFFGECTDLKIKLDRCFRQEKAVKRKANFEESKKFKERLQAYKKEMAEKENES from the exons ATGCATCCCCATCTAACCCTACACAGGCATCCTATGTGTGCTGAG ATTATTGAAGAATTCCAGAAGTGCCATGTGGATCACCCCATCAAAAAATTCTTTGGTGAATGCACGGATCTTAAGATTAAGCTTGATCGATGCTTCCGGCAGGAG AAAGCTGTGAAGAGAAAGGCAAACTTTGAAGAGAGCAAGAAATTTAAAGAAAGGTTGCAGGCTTATAAAAAGGAAATGGCTGAGAAAGAAAATGAATCATAG